The sequence TCAAAAAGAAACAAGATGAAACTCTTTAACCAATCTCGAAACCTAATCCTAGCCACAACCATTTTCCTAGCTTTCATTGTTCGCTTAAGAGCCCAAGACAGCCCACAAGACTTTTTGGCCGCTCACAACCAAGCACGAGCAGCGGTTGGGGTGAATCCTTTAAGGTGGGACGAGAGGGTGGCTGGATCCTTCATCGTCATAAcgtaaaaacaaatatttgagAAGATATCGGAGATAAGTGAGGAGTTGATAAAATTTGTGAGAGAAGTTAATGTGAGAATGATAAAAATCATGGTACGTATTTATAGAAGGTGGTTCCGACGAAGTAGCTTGCTCGGGTTTTACTCAGAAATCAGCGTATTGAATTTTAACCGGGAAATTCGGTGAATTTCAATTTGTAGGCGGGAGAGTAAATTATGGGATAAGAGAATTTTCAGACGCCCCATTCCTCGGTAACTTCCAATTAAATTCCGAGACGTCTCATCCGTTAGTATAAATTGTGAACCTTCCGGCATCATTTTCACAGAAGTTCACGAGAATATTCACTCGTCGGAAAAGTCCGACCTGCTTCCAACAAAACCAACTTGTTATCGTTATGGTCTCGGTCAATCGTCGGGAACTTTCCGAGAACtgcatttttcaaaaataatagtCGGAGTATATGATGTTTCTTGTAGTGTAGTGATGATATCAACTAGTATTCAAGGAATCATCTGAAATTTCAAAGCATCATCAACACAATTTAAATTCGAATTTCAATAGCTACCACATATTCTAGAGAGATTTATGTCCAATTATCTGGCTTCATAATATATCTTCTTAATCAATTTGCCAACTATAATAGACCGGGCGCTTACTTTTCTAATTACTAGTTtgtaaattgtttatatttcgTGGTAAATAAATTACAAGTGATTAAtttggaaaactaaaaacgTTCAACAAGTATCCATGCCAGCTACTATATAACTTCGCTTCAATCTTCACTTCTGATCCACAAAAACTCAAATACTCTAATCGTAAAAACGAAACGAGATGAATATCTTTAACCAATCTCGAAACCTAATCCTAGCCACAACCATTTTCCTAGTTTTCATTGTTCCCCTAAGAGCCCAAGATAGCCCACAAGACTTCCTGGCCTCTCACAACCAAGCACGAGCAGCGGTTGGGGTGGATCCTTTAACGTGGGACGAGAGGGTGGCTGCATATGCTCGTGACTACGCAAACCAGCGTAGAGGTGACTGCGCCTTGGAACACTCAAGTGGGCCCTATGGAGAGAACATCGCCTGGAGCAGTGGTGACATGTCAGGTGTTGAAGCAGTTAACATGTGGGTGAACGAGCAGGCTGACTACGA comes from Raphanus sativus cultivar WK10039 unplaced genomic scaffold, ASM80110v3 Scaffold0160, whole genome shotgun sequence and encodes:
- the LOC108852354 gene encoding pathogenesis-related protein 1, coding for MNIFNQSRNLILATTIFLVFIVPLRAQDSPQDFLASHNQARAAVGVDPLTWDERVAAYARDYANQRRGDCALEHSSGPYGENIAWSSGDMSGVEAVNMWVNEQADYDYGSNTCASGKQCGHYTQIVWKNSVRMGCAKVRCDNGQTFITCNYDPRGNIVGEWPY